In the bacterium genome, CACGATCCGGGCGATTTTCGCGTTGACTCCCTGACCCATCTCCACGCCGCCGTGCGAAACCGAGACCGAACCGTCGGCATAAAGATGAACCAGAGCGGAGCCTTGATTCAGAAACGCCGTCGTGAACGAGATGCCGAATTTCACCGGCACCACGCCGATGCCGCGCTTCTCGAAGCGATGTGCGCGGTTAAATGAGTCAACGGTTTCACGAAGCCTTCGATAGTCCGCGCGCCGTTCAAGCCGTTCCAGGAGAGGTACGCCGTTCACCTCCACGAGTTGTTGCTCATAGGGAGTTGCATCGCCGTCGCGATAGGAATTGAGTCTGCGAATCTCCACCGCGTCTTTGTTCACTGCATGCGCGATCCGCTGGATGACGCTTTCGATGGCAAAGATCGCTTGCGGCGCTCCGAATCCGCGAAACGCCGTGTTAGGCGGGAGGTGTGTCTTGAGTGGGCAGGCGATGACGCGAATATTGGGAATGCAATAGACGTTTTCCGCGTGCAACACCGCGCGCTGCATAATCGCCATCGTTAAATCGGTAAACGCACCGCCGTTGGCGTTGAACTCCACGGAGTAGGCGCGAATCTTCCCGCTGCGGTCAAATCCGACTCGATAGGAGCTCTCGAAGGGATGACGCTTTCCGGTCCAGGCCATATCCTCCGTGCGTGACAGCTTGAGCTCTATCGGCCGTTTCGTATGGTGGCAGGCGAGCGCCGCCAGACAGGCCCAAAGCGAAGCCGCGCTCTCTTTTCCGCCAAAGGCTCCGCCGAGACGTTTCACGTCCACCGTAACGTCTTTGCGATCCAAACCAAGCACACGCGCGGCGACCTGTTGGACCTCCGACGGTGACTGCGTTCCGGCAAAGAGCGTGATCTCATTCCCTTCCCCGGGAATGGCCCGCACTCGCTGTGTCTCAAAATAGACGTGTTCCTGCGAATCGCTGGTCACCACGCCTTCGAGTATCATCTCCGACTCGGCGAAAGCTTTCTCAACGTCTCCGCGCGACAAGCCGAATTCGGGAGCGAGCAGCGAGTTTGCCCGGCGAGCCTCTGCGATTGTCAGGATCAGCTCAAGCTCTTCATACTCGATGGAGACCAGCGTGCGTGCGTGAGCGGCGATCTCATGCGTCTCGGCCACCACCACGGCAACCGGCTGGCCGACGTAACTGACTTCAGCTTCCGGGAGCAACGGCTCGTCCTTGATTTTACCGCCGATCTGATTCTCTCCAGGAATGTCTCGCCAGGTGATCACAGCCAAAACGCCGGGTATCTTGCAGGCTGCGGCCGTGCCTATTTGAACGATCCGGGCATGGGCGTGCGGACTCGTGACAATACCAACATAGCAGAGCTTTTCCGGCTTCGGCTCGTCACAAATGAAACGCGATTGTCCCTTCACGTGCAACGTGATCGCTTCGTCCGTTTCCGGCGACCGTGGAGCACTATCAATCGGCAGACGCACGGTTTTCTGAATGTGTTGAGCGGCCATGATTATGCAAACAACGAAGGCATCAGTTTCACAAAATGCTTGATCAGATGATTGGCAGCCAGTTCGCGGCGGAATTCGGCACTGCCGCGAACGTCGTCAATAGGTGTGATTTCATCGGCGGCGATTCTCGCCGCT is a window encoding:
- a CDS encoding molybdopterin-dependent oxidoreductase, which codes for MAAQHIQKTVRLPIDSAPRSPETDEAITLHVKGQSRFICDEPKPEKLCYVGIVTSPHAHARIVQIGTAAACKIPGVLAVITWRDIPGENQIGGKIKDEPLLPEAEVSYVGQPVAVVVAETHEIAAHARTLVSIEYEELELILTIAEARRANSLLAPEFGLSRGDVEKAFAESEMILEGVVTSDSQEHVYFETQRVRAIPGEGNEITLFAGTQSPSEVQQVAARVLGLDRKDVTVDVKRLGGAFGGKESAASLWACLAALACHHTKRPIELKLSRTEDMAWTGKRHPFESSYRVGFDRSGKIRAYSVEFNANGGAFTDLTMAIMQRAVLHAENVYCIPNIRVIACPLKTHLPPNTAFRGFGAPQAIFAIESVIQRIAHAVNKDAVEIRRLNSYRDGDATPYEQQLVEVNGVPLLERLERRADYRRLRETVDSFNRAHRFEKRGIGVVPVKFGISFTTAFLNQGSALVHLYADGSVSVSHGGVEMGQGVNAKIARIV